The Thalassotalea agarivorans region CACCTCTCCGTTTCTAAAGCCTAAATAATATTGACTAAGCTCGGTAAGTGCTGCGTAACATATTAAACAAATAACTAACGTAGTGAGCGGAATACGGGTGAAGTAGTGGCACACGGCAGTAAGTACAAGAAAACCAACAAAGTGGCCAACGGTATCAAGTGCTTTAAATGTTTCTGCTGGTACGTCTAATGCCCAAGCAAAAACTATGAGCGCGATAACCAGTAAGATATTGCCTTTAAGAAGTAAACTTTGATTTTGTTTTTTCGCCGCAAACATTCGTATTCGTGCGTTAATTATTGTATTTTAGTGCGCAGTTTATCATTAAAAAGAAAAATGTTTAGCCCTTGTGCGAAATTTTTCTTATTTACATAAAAATTAGTAAGAGAGTTAACTATGCCATCGTTTGATATTGTTTCAGAAACCGATATGGAAGAAGTGCGCAATGCAACAGAAAACGCGACACGCGATTTAGCAACGCGTTGGGATTTCAAAAACGTTGAAGCAAACTTTGAATGGAATAAGCCGAATGTAAAAATTTCGTCAGAAAGCGATTATCAATTGACGCAATTAGTAGACATCTTAAGAAACAACTTAACGCGCCGTAAAGTCGACCCACAAGCGATGGATGTTGGCGAGCCGCAAGCATCAGGTAAAAATTGGTGGGTAAGTGTTGCGTTTAAAGAAGGCATTGAGCAACCGGTTGCGAAAAAAATCGTCAAGCTAATTAAAGATTCAAAGTTAAAAGTGCAAGCGGCTATCCAAGGTGATAGTGTGCGTGTCACGGGTAAAAAACGCGATGATTTGCAAGCCGTGATGCAATTGGTGCGAGAAGCTGAGCTAGGGCAAAGCTTTCAATTTAATAATTTCAGAGACTAGCGTCTTACATAGGCTGTAATCCCTTTTTTACAGAATTAGTAGCACTTGCTGTGCAAAGCGGGTGTTTTTATAAAACAGCATCAGTTAGATTATGGGCTAATTGATAATAATAAGATGAATAATTATGGGTGTATCCAGAGGCGGTTTTAGCTCTCGCATGGGCTTTATATTGGCAGCAGCGGGCAGTGCTGTTGGTTTAGGTAATATTTGGGGGTTTCCTACGCAAACTGCTAGTAACGGTGGTGCAGCGTTTGTACTTGTCTACCTCGTGCTAGCATTCTGTTTGGCTTATCCGGCATTTATGGCTGAACTTTTAATTGGTCGCTATGGCCAAGCGAACGCGGTAACCTCGTTGCAAAAGATGTCGCGCAACCTGTGGCAAAAGCGATTTGCCTTCTTAGTTGGTTTTGGTGGCATCGTATGTGCGGCACTTATTCTGAGCTTTTACGGCATTATTGCTGGTTGGATGATGTCATATGCGATAGAGCCATTAGCTAAAATGCTATCACTTGACGGGCTTGCACAGTGGGTGGTTACACAAGGCACATTAAGAAACTTGTTGTTTACCGCCGTATTCATGTTTTTAACTATCTTCATTATTAGCCGCGGCGTAGAGCAGGGCATTGAAAAGTGGTCAAAGCGCTTAATGCCAATGCTCATCGTGTTGTTGGTATCGCTTATTGTCTACGTCACCACCTTAGAAGGTGCAGACCAAGGTTTGAAAGCCTATTTGCAACCTGATTTTAGCCGTGTATTTGATGCTGATTTGCTAATTAGTGCATTAGGGCAAGCGTTCTTTAGCTTGTCACTAGGCACCAGTGTCATGATCATATACGGTTCATACATAGCCAAAAAAGAGAACTTGGTTACGCTTGGCGCACAAGTGACTGTGATTGATGTGTCCATCGCCTTCTTGGCGGGTTTACTCATTATCCCTGCGATGTATGTTGCACAGGCTCAAGGTGTTGCTATTTTTGCTGAAGATGGCTCATTGATTTCTGGTTCAGGTCTCGTCTTTACCGTGCTACCTGCTCTATTCCAAGGCATGGAAAGTGTTGGTTTAGTTGTTGCTTTTGCATTTTTCGTACTCATGTCGATTGCCGCTTTAACGTCAAGTATTTCAATGCTTGAAGGCCCTGTGAGCTATGCGGTGGAACGTCACAATGTTGAACGTAAAAAAGCGACTATTGCTGCCGGTATCATTATCTTTATTATTAGCGTCGCAATCGTGCTTAATATTGAATTCTTACTCGATTTTATCGCCATACTCGCAACCCAATATGGTCAGCCTATTATTGCGATGCTTTGCTGCGTTTTCGTTGGCTGGATATGGCATCGAAGTGAAGTCTTAAAAGAAATTCAACAAGGCAATGACGCGGTTGAACATTCGCTATTTTGGAAAATATGGCCTTGGTACACTAAGTTTGTTTGCCCTGTCGCAATTGCGGCCGTGTTTATACACTCAATTTTGTAATGATAAAAGCCGACGAAATGTCGGCTTTTTTTTGCAAAAATTTCTATGCTTTAGTGCCGCCAATTTTTGGCCAGTTGATCTGCCAGGGCATTGATATAGTCTTGAGTGTTGATTGAGTGACATCAGATGTAAAGAATTGTCCTTGGTTGGGAGGAATAACAAAGCTTTGCAACTCACCTTTCCAATCAAACTGCAATGCATAAGCATGTAAATAGCCTCGATCTGCTGTGGCGCCACCATATCTCTCGTCCCCTAATATAGTTACCGACAAACTATTTAACGCTACGCGCAGTTGATGCGTTTTTCCTGAATGCGGTTTAAGCAAGTACAAGCGCATGCTATTACCTATGCCGTAAGAAAAGAACTGTGTTATCGCCGGATTATGTTGCGTTCTCATTAATTTCCAACTGCCACGGCGTGCTTTTTCCATGTCACCTTTAACCAATCCTTGTTTCTTTTTAGGTTTCCCTTTAGCGATAGCAAGGTAAAACTTTTGAATAAGATGTTTTTCAAACATTTGTTGAAAGTTTTGTGCACTTTCTTTGTTCTTAGCTATCAAGACAAGTCCCGACGTCATTTTATCCAAGCGGTGAACCGGAAATAATGTATTGTCGTTTAACGCTTTTTGCACTTGATTAAATAGGCCATTACCTAATGAGGATTCATCGTGAAAATTAACATCTGGATACTTGTTAATCACGATAAAATCTGGATGTTCGGCAATTAAATCAAAATAGTGCATAGGCGCGCTTGAAAAAGAAAAAATCAGAGCCACTATAACCATTTAACAAAGAAATATTAATAAAAACTTGCTAAGCTATTGAACTAATAAACCGGTTGTCTTTAGCCTAGTTGCAGATTTTGGAATCTATTTTGACACAGACAATAAAAGCGATTGCAAACGCATTCGAACAAGCAGACCAGCTTTCACTCTTTACGCAATTTGGACGAGGTATTGAAAGAGAAGGTCTTCGAATTCATCCCGACGCAAAATTATCTGAACATGGCCACTACGCAGGATTAGGTTCCGCCCTTACACATCCTGCAATAACAACAGATTATTCTGAAACCTTATTGGAATTTATTACGCCAGTAAGTTTTGCACCGACAACGGTTATTGAGCAATTACAAGATATTCAAAAGTATACCTTTAGCCAAATCGATGGCGAATTGCTGTGGCCAATGAGTATGCCTTGTTTTGTCGAAGACGCCGATACAATCGAACTGGCAAATTACGGCACTTCTAATATTGGTACGATGAAAACGGTTTATCGCAAGGGGTTAAAGAATCGTTATGGCAGCATGATGCAAGTCATAGCGGGTATTCATTTCAACTTTTCATTTCCAAAGGCGTTCTGGCAGCAATTGCAAATCATTAAGCAAGATACTCAAGACCTGCAAGCGTTTATTAATGAAGGTTATTTTGCCTTGCTGCGCAACTACAAGCGTTATGCTTGGCTACTGCCATACCTATATGGCAGCTCACCGGCAATTTGCCCCTCGTTTTTGCAAAACAAAGAGACAGATTTACCGTTTAAGAAGGATAAAACTGGCTTTTTGTATTTAGAACATGCAACGTCCTTGCGGATGAGCGATTTAGGATACACCAACTCAGAACAATCCTCTTTTAACATTGGCTATAACAGTCTAAATGATTACTTAGACGGGGTAAGTGATGCCATTACGCATGCCTCGGAAAAGTTTGCTGAAATAGGCGTAAAAGTTAATGGAGAGTACCAACAGCTTAATACCAATGTCTTGCAAATAGAAAATGAATTGTATGCGCCGATACGCCCTAAACAAGTCGCCAAGTCAGGGGAAAAACCATCGGAAGCACTCGCCAAGCGAGGTGTCGAGTATATCGAAGTCCGCGTATTGGATGTTAACCCATTTGTTTCTACAGGCATTAGTTTAGAGCAAGTATACTTTTTGGATGTGTTTCTTACCTTCTGCGCGTTAAAAGACAGTCCATTAATGACCAATGAGCAGCAAAAAGCTTATCGTGGTAATTTGGGGCAAGTTGTTGTGCGAGGTTTAGATCCAGCGTTAACGCTATATGATCAACAGCAGCGATCCATCAAAGATTGGGGCGAAGAAATTTTCGCTGGTTTATCTGAAGTGGCCACGCTCTTGGACAAAGCAGCCGGAGAGAGTCATTATGCCGATGCAGTCGAACGCGAATATCAAAAAGTGCTAGACCCGAACAAAACATTTGCTCGACGTTTCTTACACGACATTCAGTCAAAAAATCTGACGCTAACCGAACATTGTATGAACCTAGCTAAGCAATACAGAAAAAATGCAATGACGCGAGACTATAGCTATTGTAATGCACAGAACTTCGAAGACATGCGAGTCAAGTCGCTCGCAGATCAAGCAGCGATTGAAGCGGCAGACACCGTAGACTTTGATACCTTTCTAACAGATTACTTTTCTTAATACCGCCATCAAAGACAGCGTTTGCTGTCTTATTAATTGCATAGTTCAACTTCAATGGGCTATGCAAAAACGCTTTTCTTTGGGCAAAAAAAAAGCGCGTTTAAATAAACGCGCTACAAAACTATGAAAGCAGTCCAGGGAGGTAAAATTTGTGCTCTCACATCTTAAGAGTAGACCAAATTGAAAAAGTTCATAAATTTTTTTTCGCTATTTCATATAACCTCTTGTTAACAATAATATTAAATGTTGTTAAAAAAAGCATAAAAAAAGCGCATATAAACATATGCGCTAAAAAACATGAAACACTAAGGGAATGTTAACCAAACGACTCAATTATTTGAACATTTACAACGCTCCACCTTTATAGGGGGAAAACGGTCAAATAATTAAGCCGTTCAGTCGCTCTCGTATTAATAGAGTGTGCTAATTTGCTTTAGTTCAAACTTTTTTTAATTTTTTTAATATTTCTTCTTTATCGCGTTTCGTTTATCTTAGTAATCATCATATAAAAGTAAATTAACGAAAGATGTTTCAGTACAAGCAGCG contains the following coding sequences:
- a CDS encoding VanZ family protein; this encodes MFAAKKQNQSLLLKGNILLVIALIVFAWALDVPAETFKALDTVGHFVGFLVLTAVCHYFTRIPLTTLVICLICYAALTELSQYYLGFRNGEVRDVIANIFGICSYIFLFALLSPKRRKL
- a CDS encoding YajQ family cyclic di-GMP-binding protein, with the protein product MPSFDIVSETDMEEVRNATENATRDLATRWDFKNVEANFEWNKPNVKISSESDYQLTQLVDILRNNLTRRKVDPQAMDVGEPQASGKNWWVSVAFKEGIEQPVAKKIVKLIKDSKLKVQAAIQGDSVRVTGKKRDDLQAVMQLVREAELGQSFQFNNFRD
- a CDS encoding sodium-dependent transporter, giving the protein MGVSRGGFSSRMGFILAAAGSAVGLGNIWGFPTQTASNGGAAFVLVYLVLAFCLAYPAFMAELLIGRYGQANAVTSLQKMSRNLWQKRFAFLVGFGGIVCAALILSFYGIIAGWMMSYAIEPLAKMLSLDGLAQWVVTQGTLRNLLFTAVFMFLTIFIISRGVEQGIEKWSKRLMPMLIVLLVSLIVYVTTLEGADQGLKAYLQPDFSRVFDADLLISALGQAFFSLSLGTSVMIIYGSYIAKKENLVTLGAQVTVIDVSIAFLAGLLIIPAMYVAQAQGVAIFAEDGSLISGSGLVFTVLPALFQGMESVGLVVAFAFFVLMSIAALTSSISMLEGPVSYAVERHNVERKKATIAAGIIIFIISVAIVLNIEFLLDFIAILATQYGQPIIAMLCCVFVGWIWHRSEVLKEIQQGNDAVEHSLFWKIWPWYTKFVCPVAIAAVFIHSIL
- a CDS encoding TIGR01621 family pseudouridine synthase — its product is MHYFDLIAEHPDFIVINKYPDVNFHDESSLGNGLFNQVQKALNDNTLFPVHRLDKMTSGLVLIAKNKESAQNFQQMFEKHLIQKFYLAIAKGKPKKKQGLVKGDMEKARRGSWKLMRTQHNPAITQFFSYGIGNSMRLYLLKPHSGKTHQLRVALNSLSVTILGDERYGGATADRGYLHAYALQFDWKGELQSFVIPPNQGQFFTSDVTQSTLKTISMPWQINWPKIGGTKA
- the gshA gene encoding glutamate--cysteine ligase, producing the protein MTQTIKAIANAFEQADQLSLFTQFGRGIEREGLRIHPDAKLSEHGHYAGLGSALTHPAITTDYSETLLEFITPVSFAPTTVIEQLQDIQKYTFSQIDGELLWPMSMPCFVEDADTIELANYGTSNIGTMKTVYRKGLKNRYGSMMQVIAGIHFNFSFPKAFWQQLQIIKQDTQDLQAFINEGYFALLRNYKRYAWLLPYLYGSSPAICPSFLQNKETDLPFKKDKTGFLYLEHATSLRMSDLGYTNSEQSSFNIGYNSLNDYLDGVSDAITHASEKFAEIGVKVNGEYQQLNTNVLQIENELYAPIRPKQVAKSGEKPSEALAKRGVEYIEVRVLDVNPFVSTGISLEQVYFLDVFLTFCALKDSPLMTNEQQKAYRGNLGQVVVRGLDPALTLYDQQQRSIKDWGEEIFAGLSEVATLLDKAAGESHYADAVEREYQKVLDPNKTFARRFLHDIQSKNLTLTEHCMNLAKQYRKNAMTRDYSYCNAQNFEDMRVKSLADQAAIEAADTVDFDTFLTDYFS